One window from the genome of Rhodopirellula halodulae encodes:
- a CDS encoding 2-hydroxyacid dehydrogenase — protein MKIACFSTKPYDQHFLTAASEDSPHEFLFLEHRLDASTVVLADGCNAVCAFVNDTLDRSVLEQLREMGVGLLAMRCAGVNNVDLEAAAECGVRVVRVPRYSPYAVAEHTVGLILTLNRKIHKAYNRVRENNFSIDGFLGFDLHGRTFGVIGTGAIGRVLAGIMKGFGCRVLLYDPYPNEEGRKLGEYVELERLLAESDLVSLQCPLTPETYHLIDADRLSKMKRGAMLVNTSRGGLVDTSAAIEGLKSGQLGGFALDVYEEETGVFFEDLSQQVVQDDVLSRLMTFPNVLITSHQAFFTREALETIAQTTMESIDAFDAGRALDNEVVASSS, from the coding sequence ATGAAGATCGCTTGTTTCAGCACCAAACCATACGACCAACACTTCCTGACGGCGGCTTCGGAGGACTCGCCACACGAGTTCCTGTTCCTGGAGCATCGTTTGGATGCGTCCACTGTGGTTCTGGCGGATGGATGCAATGCGGTCTGCGCGTTCGTCAATGACACGCTGGATCGATCGGTGTTGGAACAGTTGCGTGAAATGGGAGTTGGGTTGTTGGCCATGCGTTGCGCTGGGGTCAACAATGTCGATTTGGAAGCGGCCGCCGAATGTGGAGTGCGAGTCGTTCGCGTACCGCGATATTCGCCGTATGCGGTCGCGGAACACACCGTCGGATTGATTTTGACGCTGAACCGAAAGATTCACAAAGCTTACAACCGAGTCCGCGAGAACAACTTTTCGATCGATGGGTTTCTCGGTTTTGATTTGCACGGACGAACGTTCGGGGTGATTGGTACCGGAGCGATCGGTCGAGTGCTCGCGGGGATCATGAAGGGATTTGGTTGTCGGGTGCTTCTCTATGATCCGTATCCCAATGAAGAGGGCAGAAAGCTGGGGGAATACGTTGAGCTGGAACGATTGCTGGCCGAATCTGACTTGGTTTCGCTGCAGTGCCCGCTGACTCCGGAGACCTACCATTTGATTGATGCGGACCGGCTGAGCAAAATGAAACGCGGCGCGATGTTGGTCAACACATCGCGTGGTGGGCTGGTCGACACATCGGCCGCGATTGAAGGTTTGAAATCAGGACAGTTGGGCGGGTTTGCTTTGGACGTCTATGAAGAAGAAACGGGTGTGTTCTTCGAAGACCTTTCGCAACAAGTGGTCCAGGACGACGTGTTGTCACGACTGATGACCTTTCCCAACGTGTTGATCACTTCGCATCAGGCGTTTTTCACTCGAGAAGCATTGGAAACCATTGCTCAGACAACGATGGAAAGCATCGATGCGTTTGATGCTGGGCGAGCGTTGGACAACGAAGTGGTTGCTTCCTCATCATGA
- a CDS encoding methyltransferase domain-containing protein encodes MTSVRVRSDEWMDDPDLDPERHRQALIGLARLNRISLVSRVFFPRLARLAGKQPGRPLRVLDVASGSADLPINWLVRAKRAGLSLEVTALDRSETAMRIAGENAKAAGVTLGTTVRDCLADGLPTGFDVVTNSLFMHHLENHQAVRLIQEMWRASERSVLICDLDRSAMNLALVAVASRVVSRSDVVHHDAIESVRGAFSRPEFASLMRQAMGYDIPVRVSFPCRFLAVIDQACVAEVVQNSRPILSGAIP; translated from the coding sequence ATGACCTCTGTGCGTGTTCGAAGCGATGAATGGATGGATGACCCGGATTTGGATCCGGAGCGTCATCGACAGGCTTTGATTGGTTTGGCAAGGCTGAACCGAATCAGCTTGGTTTCGCGTGTTTTCTTTCCGCGATTGGCAAGGTTAGCCGGGAAACAGCCGGGGCGACCTTTGCGAGTGTTGGATGTTGCCAGTGGAAGTGCTGATCTTCCAATCAATTGGTTGGTACGTGCTAAGCGAGCGGGGTTGTCTTTGGAAGTCACCGCACTGGATCGCAGTGAGACCGCAATGCGAATCGCGGGCGAAAACGCGAAAGCGGCTGGGGTGACGTTGGGAACAACGGTCCGCGATTGTTTGGCCGATGGTTTGCCAACCGGATTTGATGTGGTTACGAATTCGTTGTTCATGCATCACCTGGAAAACCATCAGGCCGTGCGTTTGATTCAAGAGATGTGGAGGGCCAGTGAGCGGTCTGTGTTGATTTGCGATCTGGATCGATCGGCGATGAACTTGGCGTTGGTCGCGGTGGCTTCGCGAGTGGTGTCGCGCAGTGACGTTGTGCATCACGACGCCATCGAAAGTGTTCGCGGCGCGTTCAGTCGTCCCGAGTTCGCCTCGTTGATGCGGCAAGCGATGGGGTATGACATTCCCGTGCGGGTGTCGTTCCCGTGTCGTTTCTTGGCGGTGATTGATCAAGCCTGTGTGGCGGAGGTGGTGCAAAACTCTCGGCCGATTCTTTCGGGTGCCATTCCCTGA
- a CDS encoding NAD(P)/FAD-dependent oxidoreductase codes for MAWGHSGPPSNDPTDERKTVCQDIGRVAVIGGGPAGSAAATRLAHRGAEVTLFERAEFPREKVCGCCLGAAGLAALDAIGVGQSVRELGQPTTFFHGYFQTGRGGTREERIHSTRGVRIPIVQGTALSRSQLDLNLLRWAEQAGVNVQQPCGATIVSQDPSGVWVESESGGSQRYDLVVIATGLTGKFRQSGAAELAWKQTPHGPMGISTHLPRQIAEEMAWQLEDGEIQMHCGEEGYAGVVQLPGGDLDIAAAVHVRPRNSKEDHAGKRAIEAAVESLLLNSNALNSRQSDRLRQWFAEGASWQTTPALRRKRVAGNGRVVAIGDAAGYVEPLTGEGMTWGIESGLAVADLWALYQSGRITADKEPNFGAHWHARATKFQTRRRRLCGWVTGWVRYRPARWLARGGLQRAGWLAAPFTRSLAIGPRFESTTTLQRPLASIADASHRTHPSS; via the coding sequence ATGGCATGGGGGCATTCCGGTCCACCGTCCAACGATCCGACCGATGAAAGAAAAACTGTCTGCCAAGACATCGGCCGCGTGGCGGTGATTGGTGGCGGGCCAGCGGGTAGCGCCGCGGCAACGCGACTGGCTCACCGTGGGGCAGAGGTGACGTTGTTCGAACGAGCTGAATTCCCGCGAGAGAAAGTGTGTGGGTGTTGCTTGGGAGCCGCCGGGTTGGCGGCGTTGGATGCAATCGGTGTTGGGCAATCCGTGCGTGAGCTCGGACAGCCCACGACATTCTTTCATGGTTACTTTCAAACCGGCCGGGGCGGAACGAGAGAAGAGCGAATTCATTCGACTCGCGGAGTCCGCATTCCAATCGTGCAAGGAACCGCTCTTTCGCGGTCGCAATTGGATTTGAATTTGTTGCGTTGGGCGGAGCAGGCCGGAGTCAACGTCCAGCAGCCTTGCGGAGCGACGATCGTGTCGCAGGATCCCAGTGGCGTTTGGGTGGAATCGGAATCGGGTGGATCTCAGCGATATGACTTGGTCGTGATCGCAACTGGACTGACCGGAAAGTTCAGGCAGTCTGGGGCGGCGGAGTTGGCTTGGAAGCAAACGCCTCATGGTCCGATGGGCATATCCACGCATTTGCCACGCCAGATTGCCGAAGAAATGGCGTGGCAATTGGAGGACGGTGAGATCCAAATGCACTGTGGCGAGGAAGGGTATGCGGGCGTGGTGCAGTTGCCCGGCGGTGACCTCGACATTGCGGCGGCGGTTCACGTGCGGCCCCGAAATTCAAAGGAAGATCATGCCGGGAAGCGAGCCATCGAGGCTGCCGTGGAGTCTTTGTTGTTGAATTCCAATGCGTTGAATTCGCGTCAATCGGATCGTTTGCGTCAATGGTTCGCCGAGGGGGCGAGCTGGCAAACAACGCCTGCGCTTCGACGAAAACGGGTCGCTGGAAACGGGCGCGTCGTGGCGATTGGTGATGCTGCCGGTTATGTTGAGCCCCTGACGGGAGAAGGCATGACTTGGGGAATTGAAAGCGGATTGGCGGTGGCGGATCTTTGGGCTTTGTATCAGTCCGGACGAATCACGGCTGACAAAGAACCTAATTTTGGTGCACACTGGCACGCACGAGCGACGAAGTTTCAAACCCGACGCCGCCGCCTTTGTGGTTGGGTCACCGGATGGGTTCGATATCGTCCGGCTCGCTGGTTGGCACGAGGTGGATTGCAACGTGCCGGTTGGTTGGCTGCTCCCTTCACACGTAGCCTCGCAATCGGACCACGATTCGAATCCACGACTACTCTTCAACGTCCACTCGCGAGCATCGCGGACGCATCCCATCGGACTCACCCCTCTTCATGA
- a CDS encoding type III polyketide synthase, with translation MTAQILAIATAHPTHQADLAFSTHCAQSMSCEDETQANKLAKLYRRTGVDTRGSVLVEKGDAGELTQSFYPPLVDGDDRGPTMETRNDRFAAEAPALATQAGQRAIDASGVKPSEITHVVTVTCTGFNAPGIDVQLIERLNLPVTTQRVQVGFMGCHGLINAMRTARGLVAVEPEAVVLIVCIELCSLHYQYGYDAQRIVSGSLFADGSAGLIVAGAESSNRDGHSDPIGEILTVGSCLIPDSQDAMTWRIGDNGFIMTLEASVPGFIEANLRGFMEPWLAKAGLTLDQIGGWAVHPGGVRILQSVEVALGLEPDALDISREVLREHGNMSSATLGFVLQKFTQRRVPGPWLMLGFGPGLEIEVAVVR, from the coding sequence ATGACAGCTCAGATTCTTGCGATTGCGACGGCGCACCCGACGCATCAGGCCGATTTGGCATTCTCGACGCACTGCGCCCAAAGTATGTCGTGCGAGGACGAAACTCAGGCCAATAAACTCGCCAAATTGTATCGCCGCACGGGCGTGGACACTCGCGGAAGCGTGTTGGTAGAAAAAGGCGACGCGGGCGAGTTGACTCAATCGTTCTATCCTCCGTTGGTGGATGGAGACGATCGCGGTCCCACCATGGAAACTCGTAATGACCGTTTCGCGGCGGAGGCTCCCGCGTTGGCAACCCAAGCCGGTCAGCGAGCGATCGACGCCAGCGGCGTGAAGCCATCGGAGATCACGCATGTGGTGACGGTGACTTGCACCGGATTCAATGCTCCCGGCATCGACGTTCAATTGATCGAACGGTTGAACCTACCTGTGACAACCCAGCGTGTTCAGGTTGGATTCATGGGGTGCCACGGATTGATCAATGCCATGCGAACCGCGCGTGGCTTGGTTGCGGTGGAACCCGAGGCGGTGGTGTTGATCGTCTGTATTGAGCTTTGCAGTTTGCATTACCAATATGGTTATGACGCACAGCGGATCGTGTCGGGATCTCTGTTTGCCGATGGGTCAGCAGGATTGATCGTCGCTGGCGCAGAGTCCTCGAATCGCGATGGTCATTCGGATCCGATCGGCGAGATACTGACGGTGGGATCTTGTTTGATTCCTGATAGTCAAGACGCGATGACGTGGCGAATCGGTGACAATGGATTCATCATGACTTTGGAAGCCAGCGTGCCGGGATTCATCGAGGCCAACCTGCGTGGCTTCATGGAACCTTGGTTGGCGAAGGCCGGTTTGACTCTGGATCAGATCGGTGGCTGGGCCGTGCATCCCGGCGGTGTCCGGATTCTGCAATCGGTGGAAGTGGCACTCGGACTGGAACCGGACGCACTGGACATTTCCCGTGAGGTGCTTCGAGAGCACGGGAACATGTCGTCGGCCACGCTGGGCTTTGTATTGCAGAAATTCACGCAGCGCCGTGTCCCCGGACCGTGGCTGATGCTGGGGTTTGGTCCCGGTTTGGAAATCGAAGTCGCCGTGGTCCGCTGA
- a CDS encoding fumarylacetoacetate hydrolase family protein codes for MNITKCIDSSGQTRVAVVEDDRLIPLQTTAELPTLSAILASGNPKAAAETLARDEPIAIDDSTRWLPPIDQQEVWAAGVTYKRSQTARMEESEAAASCYDQVYNADRPEIFFKATPSRVSGHGQPLRIRVDAKWNVPEPEITLVLSPTLKIVGLTVGNDMSSRDIEGENPLYLPQAKCYDQCAGLGPWITLFDELPSVDAITVDLKIVRDGDVVFDQSTSAAEMARKFDDLVQWLGRDNTMADGAFLMTGTGIVPTSDFTLHPDDVVNITIGCVGTLSNRIVQGPTS; via the coding sequence ATGAATATCACCAAATGCATTGATTCGTCAGGTCAGACCCGAGTGGCAGTGGTTGAAGACGACCGGTTGATCCCGCTGCAAACGACCGCTGAGTTGCCCACGTTGTCCGCGATTTTGGCGTCGGGAAACCCGAAAGCCGCGGCGGAAACGCTTGCAAGAGACGAACCGATCGCGATCGACGATTCGACGCGGTGGCTTCCGCCGATTGACCAGCAAGAAGTCTGGGCTGCTGGGGTGACGTACAAGCGAAGCCAAACGGCTCGGATGGAAGAATCCGAAGCGGCGGCGTCTTGTTATGACCAGGTCTACAACGCGGATCGGCCGGAGATTTTCTTCAAGGCCACGCCGTCACGTGTCAGTGGCCACGGCCAACCACTCCGCATTCGTGTGGACGCCAAGTGGAATGTGCCGGAACCCGAGATCACGCTGGTGCTCAGTCCGACGTTGAAGATCGTCGGGCTAACCGTCGGCAACGACATGAGTTCGCGAGACATTGAGGGCGAGAACCCGCTCTATTTGCCGCAAGCGAAGTGCTATGACCAGTGTGCGGGGTTGGGACCATGGATCACTCTGTTTGATGAGTTGCCAAGTGTCGACGCGATCACGGTGGACTTGAAAATCGTGCGTGATGGCGACGTGGTGTTTGATCAGTCCACCTCGGCCGCTGAAATGGCTCGTAAGTTTGACGATCTGGTGCAGTGGTTGGGACGCGACAACACGATGGCGGACGGGGCGTTCCTGATGACAGGAACGGGGATCGTTCCGACCAGCGATTTCACGCTGCATCCTGACGATGTGGTCAACATCACGATTGGTTGTGTGGGCACGTTGTCCAATCGCATTGTCCAAGGGCCAACGTCTTAA